The genomic DNA tcccataTTAGATGATGCTATTAAAATACATGTTAGCTCCAATGATGCCATTATGAAAGCTTTCTTTTgttaacatgtttttatttctgctttCCGTTCTCCGAGTCACATAATAAAGTCAAAAAATGTGCATGAATTGAATGGGTGCAAATACCCTGTTGCCTATCTGGCTAAGATAATAACCATCATCAAACAGAAAGTGAGCTGGCTTGCCTCATGACAGTGTTGCCTGGATAAAAGCACTTAGGTGATCATCCCAGCACTGAAGAGGCCAAGAGTTTGAACATAGCAGAGGAGAGCCATGGGTCTTGGATTGGATTGGCCTGGACCACTGCCTGCACAATCTGGATTGGCCAGATGCTGACCCGACAGGCTTCAATCAGTGGGCTGAGAACCAAGTTAGCGAActgaaacagactgtgtgtcCCTCTCAGCATCTCTAAAACCGCAAAACAGTTGAAGCCTGAGCTCTGAAAGCTGCTCTAACCGACCCCCACCCGACCAGTTAGTCATGTCCCGCCAGTAGCAGTGTGGCTGTGGTACACCGCATATGCAATACTGTTATGAAGGTTTAAACATCACATAACAATATAAACAACATTAAGCTATTTATAAGATATGTTCTATAAATAAAGTATAGAGTTAAGGTCACTCTGATTTTAATTACCTTCCTTATGTAAGGTGGCAAACCTGTCATTTTCCTGAACCGTGGGAATACTTCAGAATGTGAGCATGAATACAAAATTTGAACTGTCCTTGATAACCTTTCACAAACTCTATAGGCGGCATTTGTTATGTTCCCAAAATTTGTCTTTGGGATTGatacaaaaaagagacacagaagcaaaaagtgttttatatttataagGAGAGTAGAGCAAGTTGTGACCAACTGATGGtgacaaaggacaaaaaacaaaaaaattgaagCAAATTCTAGCTAAACTAACTCTGAATAttaaataactaactaactcaAAAACATGCCAAAAGAAAAGGAGTGGTTCAAAGTACACTATATTTGAGcttctgtcaaaataaaaaagaaatacaagcAGGAACTACTAAACTGGACATCTACAGAATGTAAACTAAGTGGATGTGATGCGcgaagacccccccccccccccaaaaaatactAAAAGAGCAAAATGGCTAGACTTAGCTGGTGTGaacaaacacacgtacatactACAGGCAAAACTGTCTCATCTGTAGTGCCAAACGTCAGTCttaacaaaagcacatgacaggAGTGAGTGGCCAGAGTGAGAAGAGGAACATTATATTAAGAAGCCTCTTATCTTCATCCTCCCACCCATGTTTGCTGGAATggccaaccaaccaaccaaccaagaGCTGagtacattcacacatacacacatagattcACAGTGTACAcatatagaatttttttttaatactgaagGAAAGTAATGTGctacatttctgtgaaaatcTTGTGTGTTGTTTCGATTTCAGTTTAATATTACAGGCAGATGAGTAATTCGTTTGAGGTTAACAACTGAGATCATCCCCAAATATTGGATTTaataagaaatatttatttgttcctTCTCATTTTCAATCAGTCTGTAAGAATTACCAACTAATTTACTGTTAATATGATTCAGATCGCCTCTATTGATTCTTGTCACTGTTCACTTCCCAGCACAAATCTAACATGACAGAGGACAAGCCAAAAAGGGAAGTTGGAGTCATGTGTCGGCTAGTTTGGTAGACTTATGCTGGACAGCACCAAAGAGGAAGTTCCTTTTTAAACTCTATATGCACAAACACTATAAAgcagtttttaaaaagtgctGTCTTCAAAAGAAGATTATGTGTGCACGCAGCACATACAAACGCATGAACATATATGCATCTATGTGTGCATAAATCTTCAGTTTTTCAGGCAGCTGACCCACGACATCAAGCTTCCCTGAGCCACCCAAGCTCCGATTCCTAAGGACAGAAGCACTTTGATCCCCAGTGACAAAGAGAGCAGCAATATTAGGGTGGAGGGgaagttctctctcttctgttgaTCAGGTTTCAAAATATAGAGCGTGGCCTGATCCTTGCCCAGGGAGTTAAAAGCCGCACACGTGTAGTACCCCTCAGGCTGGACACCCAGTAGCCGActggtggtgtggtgctgtCCTTTACCTTcctgtgagagaggagatgcTGGATCACCTTCTAGAACATCCTCTGGTCCCATCCACTGGATGTTGGGTAAAGGGGAGCCACGAACTTGGCACAGAGCTATATATCCCGATTCCTCACTGCTTTCCACTCTAAGGCTCAGGATTCGTGGCGCGGCTGCTCAGGattaccacacaacacacaaacacatcagaaacCTCCATGTATCATACATCACcattaagtcatttttaattctCTATTTACTTTGTTTCACATTCCTACCTTCCACTCTGAGCCAGATGCCCATTTTGTTCTCGATGCTGACGTGATGATGTCCAAGCACTTCTATCCGGCAGTAGTAGCGTCCGCTGTCCTGGAGAGCAGGGCTCTTGATTCTGAGCGAGAGGTCATGCTCGCGGTGGTTTCCCTCCAGACGGTAACGCTGGTCTTGGTCTTTCCGGGTCTGGCACTGGTTACTGTCGTTCAGGGTGGTGCACTGGAAGAGCACGGTGGCCGTTTGTCCATGTCCAACCTGCCACACTATGCGGACGGAAGGGTGCTttgtgtggtgggggtgggtgtaGGAGCAGGGAAGTACCACCGGGTAACCTTCAACAGCCTGCACTTCTGAAGGCCCCTTTATGGACCAGCCATCTTCATCATGGGTTGCTAGAATTGATGTGAAGTGTTATATTTCAGTATGTCACATAGGGATTGTCCAAAAttgaacaacagaaaacaagttAAGTGTAACATTCTGACTGTAACGTCATCTATATCAAGTAGCCTATTCAAAAAGCTGATCAATGTCACAATTCAATCTTAAACAAGGCTTTTGCTCTACAGACAAACGCTTCCTAATGTTTACAGGTGAATTTCTAACCcgaaaataaatgaaaggaaatgacCCATAACCCTTAATGTCCCTGTACTTCATAAGCATGCTCACCTGCAGTATTGAGCAGAAGCAGCAGGCTCAGGGCAGCACTGAGGAGATGTGTGTCCATGGCTCTCCtgatctcctcttctcttatGGTGAGGCTACAGAATGAGGATCAAATCTTCAGCTGCCTGTTTCCACCGTCTGATTCAACGTCATGGACACGCACAGTCACAATGTAGACACATTGTCACTCATCTTGATATAGGACTCGCTCTGAATTCCCTCAGAAGAGAGATTCCCTCAGAAAGTTCCCAAAAGTCTATAAAGATGTTATGCTGACTGATTTAAACATTCAAAAGTAAAAGCTTTATTGTCTGGTTACCTTTACACAGTTATATGCAGAGTGTTCAAGAAAAACACGATGATATGTGACATATAACTTCAatgtatatttttgttctttctttggctcctgtttgcgcacagctgaaaaaaaaagccagaaaaagagaagtgaaagaTGAGTGCACTGACCATGCATTTCTTTTGAATTATTGTTCTGTAGTTGaaattgaactgaaatttgTTGTTAAAAATATCTGAGATAAAGTTTTGTGCTGCTGATGTGGAGGTTCTAAGGTTTGTTTACCTCCAGCTTATGTGAATGGTTTGCCTGAAATTTAAACAGCTATATAAAGAATTTTTCCATCCATTTCTAAAATATGCTAGCCACCAGAGCAATAATTCTACATCGTCATCATCAGTTTAATCAGTATAGTTTGCTTCATTCTTTGAAAGTTCTTCTTGATCAAGGCTTAGCATGTAATATCCAAATTAACCCGTTTAACATGTAAGAACATGACTTTTACACCTAAAGACATACAGCATCTACAGACACTCACCGCATCTACACACCCAGAGAATGATCAACAGCTTATCATGAATTTACAATGAGCCACTCTCTTATCCCACCAGTCACGACTGTGAATGTTGACATGTTTATACCTCCTGTGAGCATGATATAGATGTTGCAGTACAATCTTATTAAGATATAAATAATAGACCCTTTAAAGATGATATGCATCAAATCTGGTAGTTGTACCTCCACAGTAAGacgttttatttgtttctttgtatttgttttacttgttctctttttttttctgatgaaaatgtttttttcatgtcaccATTTCCATCCCCaacatgaaaataatttcatttataaTTTGCCTTTCAGTGACAAGCGTATTAACCACTCTTTTACAGCTGTGGGTTAAACTGAGAAACTCCAGTCCTCACTAAAATAGTTACATTTGAAACACTTTGCCTTAGCACAGGATTCCAGCCAGTTAGAGAACATATTGCTCAACTCTGCTTCCTGATTGTACAGAATCTCATGTTCGACAGGAAAAGAGCAAATTTCTCTTTCTTCGTGGTTTGATTTTTGTCTCCTTGAGGATGTCtcatattttcttcttctttgcctTTCTCCTTTGTGGTCTTTCAGGTAAAATTTACTCTTCTGTGCTATTTCTGATACACACTCATGTTATCTCTTAAATGATATTTGCTGTACAGGGACAGTGACATTTTTCAGAAGACTAAATGTAATTGTAAGATTTATGTCACATAAAAGTACTGTACTGACTGCTAGTAAAGGCTTCAATCCAAAATTCCTTAGAACATGAATAGAACATGACATTTAATTTtcacattgtttgtgtttcagtacttGTTACTAGTTGTTGCACTTTAGTGTTGTATTTGCATGGTGCACcaacactccaaaaaaaaaaaaaaatcctcatagGGGTAAACCTACTTGGCAATAAActaaattctgattctgatatgAAAGGGTCCAGCAGTTAAGTAGTTCACAACTGAGGTATGGACTGGAAGAtctaagaaaaagaagaaaataaaggatatatttaattatttcagaaataaatagaaatgaGGATAGTCATTGGGTTGTGAAAATACATGATTGTGATTCATTAAATAACCTTACCGTCTTTGGTGAAATGATAGGCCTACATCTCTCTGTAACAGAAATCCAAGCAaattacaatataaaacaatataTCAGCTACAATATTCTGAGTTTCTGTTGtccactctcttattttccttcagtatttttacatttgtatctggtctaatactgttCTTAGCAATGGCACTTATGCAACCGACAGCTCCACATCTGGTCATTTACTTGGTTCGTATTCTGCCAATTGTcgatgtaaatgtaaatatcaagTTCCTGAAAAAACACCtgcattgatttaaaaaagaaaaacaacaacaacaaagtttgAGCATGTCCATGaattgaaatgttttcaaagcaaCAAAGGTTTCTACACTCATTCAGATTCATGAGATACTTTTTTTCATCCCATTTCAGTTTGAAGTTCAAATCTTTTTGACTGGGATAAATCAATTAGAGTGAAAAGTCAATGCAAGatgtaaagaaaaacaatctACTAATGCTAAGATCTCTCTACAGGATCAGTTAGGGTGAGGTGGGACATGTATGTTGCACCTCAGGTTGACGGCATTGTGGATCAGAATGTGGTCCTGCCTTGTAACTTCACGCATCCACAACAGGATAACTACAATGGCCAAGTTACAGTTAAATGGATCTTGAATGACTTTGCTGGACAGTCATTTTTTACCTGCAGTACAGACATGAAAGCATCTGCGAGTTGTTCTCCCTCTGATCGATACTCTCTTATTGGCAATCCCAAGCAGCGAAATCTGTCTCTCCAAATCAAAAACCTACAGTTTACAGACAGCGGGATGTACTTCTGTAGGGTGGAGCTGAGCCATAACAGTTACCAGAAATGGCCTGGAACACAGCTTGATGTTTGGGGTGAGTATCGCTCTTTTCTTGTCAAAATACACTCCTCTCTGTAACTGAATTATTGTACATTTTCCAGGTCTATACTACCTTTTCCAAACTATATCTATACTGTTGGCAGTGCATTTAAAGGTGACAGCTGATTGTTATGTACACTGGTGTTTTTACATGATTCGGACTGCTGTAGGCAGCCAGTGGAGCGATCTCCCTCCTGCTTCTCATACTGGACCACGATCCCTGTGAGGGGTTAATATTTGTTTAAAGTGTGACTAATGAACACTTTTGATGATGAATTATTAAATCATGATGAATTGACTGGCTGTCTCATAACGTAATGGATATGATGACCATCCTTTTTTAATGGTACTGAC from Chanos chanos chromosome 8, fChaCha1.1, whole genome shotgun sequence includes the following:
- the si:dkey-11p23.7 gene encoding sialic acid-binding Ig-like lectin 15; this translates as MDTHLLSAALSLLLLLNTAATHDEDGWSIKGPSEVQAVEGYPVVLPCSYTHPHHTKHPSVRIVWQVGHGQTATVLFQCTTLNDSNQCQTRKDQDQRYRLEGNHREHDLSLRIKSPALQDSGRYYCRIEVLGHHHVSIENKMGIWLRVEAAPRILSLRVESSEESGYIALCQVRGSPLPNIQWMGPEDVLEGDPASPLSQEGKGQHHTTSRLLGVQPEGYYTCAAFNSLGKDQATLYILKPDQQKRENFPSTLILLLSLSLGIKVLLSLGIGAWVAQGSLMSWVSCLKN